In the genome of Xyrauchen texanus isolate HMW12.3.18 chromosome 33, RBS_HiC_50CHRs, whole genome shotgun sequence, one region contains:
- the ubald1a gene encoding UBA-like domain-containing protein 1 isoform X1, with translation MTPVLPGGLTQDGDTTLWSILYRRQQLQKRLEFLKAIQKKNNRLEESLANEEGPPELERIEEELKLLEEKEKELLKNQNVSTKVTPQATGKPPDRDVGHDLLAMTDAKGQMQGLYVLPFSQSESIATPYIPPQEEKTEQPKAPEPVVQQPKSPTPNPNPKPNPNPSPDPPVKTIPLDDLPMTSATVKCPFCKKIVDTEVRYKIGSNAFLFCCLLSVVGCLAGCCFIPFCMNRFKDIAHKCPSCSKDVGKSQRL, from the exons ATGACCCCAGTGCTGCCAGGAGGCTTAACACAGGATGGCGACACTACCCTGTGGAGCATCCTATATAGACGGCAACAGCTCCAAAAACGCCTCGAGTTTCTCAAGGCGATCCAAAAGAAGAACAACAGACTGGAAG aaTCACTTGCAAACGAAGAGGGCCCACCTGAACTGGAAAGAATAGAGGAGGAGTTAAAACTTCTGGAGGAAAAAGAGAAGGAACTTCTAAAGAATCAAAATGTTTCAACGAAAGTGACACCACAGGCCACAGGAAAACCCCCTGACAGAG ATGTTGGCCATGATTTACTCGCCATGACAGATGCAAAAGGTCAAATGCAAGGACTGTACGTTCTCCCCTTTTCTCAATCAGAATCTATTGCTACTCCTTACATTCCTCCGCAAGAGGAAAAAACAG AGCAGCCAAAAGCACCAGAGCCTGTCGTTCAACAGCCAAAAAGTCCAACTCCAAATCCAAATCCAAAGCCAAATCCAAATCCAAGTCCAG ATCCCCCAGTGAAGACAATTCCCTTGGATGATCTCCCCATGACCAGTGCCACAGTGAAGTGTCCTTTTTGCAAAAAGATTGTCGACACTGAGGTTCGCTACAAAATTGGCAGCAATGCCTTTCTCTTTTGCTGTCTGTTATCCGTGGTGGG GTGTCTGGCTGGATGCTGCTTCATCCCCTTCTGCATGAACCGCTTCAAAGATATCGCCCACAAGTGTCCGTCCTGCAGCAAAGATGTTGGTAAATCTCAAAGGCTTTGA
- the LOC127626911 gene encoding myocardin-related transcription factor B-like isoform X2: MEDLRGAEFGGLLAPSPQSEAVTHEMGELSLHPSQKLPPLNERKNVLQLRLQQRRTREQLVDQGIMPPLKSPAVFHEQIRSLERARTENFLKHKIRSRPERAELVRMHILQETVAEPSLQATQLKLKRARLADDLNEKIAQRPGPMELVEKNILPVYSKILEVYPLDEDSGDALSPEQPGSQESQGSASSPGEVRTMEVPSPLPNNLLQCPPVTNTSTDFLKPFSTNEQTVSPPAPMIQPVTTVVPVKSGLTLIKQSHPKLPGDKSRSKKSKESKPRVKKLKYHQYIPPDQKQEPDQAPMDSSYARLLQQQQLFLQLQILSQQQQQHYNYQTILPAPLKPVIEGQNSSATVAINSTSSLPASIVVSLPPATPVRPNSTLSNRKAGTLPANLEEMKVAELKMELKLRGLPVSGTKTDLIERLKPFQDNHVTAASNNCSRPNTQPCGTPMEVSSTTTTLSPNQQPSKNMRSTLSLSPGSSELQWRVEASMEGKAEAQNRVSNNMVKAAPVPEQQDQRLHEKERQIKELLRKLEQEQKLVEELKMQLEVEKRSGQAVPTVESNNISNPASISASVKTERTVPSNCTLGSHTTPTLLKLEDTHPTQVTASPFPQFIISHKGVSQVIGQPQTLLTTQQGGTQILFPMPLPNNTTTIQLPTTNVKLQTVLQTSVSPSEPGLIQTAQLQPNKAESHSSQQLVSHKHMVQTLPVGISEGSVFQHGASENPAGLEIPQCFLSSSPEHSISLRASPIPPCLINGSLNKQPTAFSQMSKNKEPPRYEEAIKQTRNLQNPTVSETPTATSQQMDDLFDILIESGEMTPFSEHDLSVPKMMPVTASITTLPINTALYRQPAQVQMAPPPALMVEPMPSLASLDSDNQLEALLEGTLVRDTEPEQRTLGLLEELQNQILDQPNSPMDTTELGFSDPPSTSLSFSLHDTGLDNMEWLDLTMPGPIGGLNPLGIASEYLDTHDLQLHWD; the protein is encoded by the exons TTCTCCAGCTAAGGTTGCAGCAGAGACGCACCCGTGAGCAGCTTGTTGATCAGGGCATCATGCCAC CCCTGAAGAGCCCAGCAGTGTTCCACGAACAGATCCGCAGCCTTGAGAGAGCCAGG ACTGAAAATTTCCTAAAGCACAAGATCCGCAGCCGCCCAGAAAGGGCTGAGTTGGTTCGCATGCACATCTTACAAG AGACAGTGGCAGAGCCCTCACTGCAGGCCACACAGCTGAAGCTGAAGAGAGCTCGattggctgatgacctgaatgagAAGATCGCTCAGAGGCCTGGCCCCATGGAGCTGGTGGAAAAGAATATCCTGCCTGTATACTCCAAAATTCTAGAGGTCTATCCATTAGATGAGGACAGTGGTGATGCTCTCTCCCCTGAGCAACCAGGCAGTCAGGAGTCCCAAGGGTCTGCATCCTCACCTGGAGAGGTACGGACCATGGAGGTGCCCTCGCCACTGCCCAATAACTTGTTACAG TGTCCACCAGTCACAAACACTTCAACAGATTTCCTCAAGCCTTTTTCCACTAATGAGCAAACAGTTAGCCCTCCAGCACCCATGATACAGCCAGTCACCACTGTGGTCCCTGTAAAGTCTGGACTCACGCTTATAAAG CAGAGTCATCCTAAATTACCTGGAGACAAGAGTCGCAGCAAGAAGAGCAAGGAGTCCAAGCCACGTGTTAAAAAGTTGAAATATCATCAGTACATTCCCCCAGACCAGAAACAAGAGCCTGACCAAGCCCCAATGGACTCCTCATATGCACGCTTGCTACAACAACAACAGCTGTTTCTGCAGCTACAGATCCTCAGCCAACAGCAACAGCAGCACTACAACTATCAGACGATCCTCCCTGCACCTCTCAA GCCTGTGATAGAGGGCCAAAACAGCAGTGCCACAGTGGCTATCAACAGCACCAGCAGCCTTCCTGCCTCTATTGTGGTGTCTCTGCCCCCAGCAACACCTGTGCGACCCAACAGCACCCTGTCCAATCGCAAGGCTGGCACACTACCAGCCAACCTCGAAGAGATGAAG GTGGCAGAGCTGAAAATGGAGTTGAAGTTACGTGGTCTTCCAGTGTCGGGAACAAAAACTGACCTTATTGAACGGCTTAAGCCTTTCCAAGATAACCATGTCACTGCTGCATCCAACAACTGCAGCAGACCTAATACACAGCCCTGTGGCACACCAATGGAGGTATCCAGCACCACTACAACCCTCTCCCCCAACCAGCAGCCCTCAAAAAATATGAGATCCACCTTGTCCTTATCTCCTGGTTCCTCAGAGCTTCAGTGGAGAGTTGAGGCATCCATGGAGGGAAAGGCTGAAGCCCAGAACCGCGTAAGCAATAATATGGTTAAGGCAGCTCCTGTTCCCGAGCAGCAGGACCAAAGACTTCACGAAAAGGAGCGTCAGATCAAGGAGCTGCTGCGTAAACTGGAGCAGGAGCAGAAGCTGGTGGAGGAGCTGAAGATGCAGCTAGAAGTGGAGAAAAGAAGCGGACAGGCCGTCCCAACTGTAGAAAGTAATAACATTTCCAACCCAGCCTCTATCTCGGCCTCTGTGAAGACAGAAAGAACTGTTCCTTCCAACTGCACACTGGGTTCACACACTACACCAACACTGTTGAAACTTGAAGACACACACCCCACCCAGGTGACTGCTTCACCTTTTCCTCAGTTCATTATCAGCCACAAAGGGGTGTCACAGGTCATAGGACAACCCCAGACTCTACTTACCACTCAACAAGGGGGCACTCAGATACTTTTTCCAATGCCCCTGCCAAATAATACCACTACCATCCAGCTACCCACTACTAATGTCAAACTACAG ACAGTTTTGCAGACTTCTGTCTCACCATCAGAGCCAGGTCTCATTCAGACTGCCCAGTTACAGCCCAACAAAGCTGAGAGTCATTCATCACAGCAGCTAGTCAGTCACAAACACATGGTTCAG ACCCTGCCTGTGGGCATCTCTGAGGGATCAGTTTTCCAACACGGTGCCAGTGAGAACCCAGCAGGCCTGGAGATACCTCAGTGTTTCCTGAGCAGCTCCCCAGAGCATAGTATCTCTCTTCGGGCGTCCCCCATCCCACCCTGCCTTATCAATGGGTCCCTAAATAAG CAACCCACAGCTTTCAgccaaatgtccaaaaacaaagaGCCGCCCCGCTACGAGGAGGCCATCAAACAAACCCGCAACCTACAGAATCCTACAGTCTCAGAG ACTCCCACAGCAACGAGCCAACAGATGGATGATCTCTTTGACATTTTAATAGAAAGTGGGG AGATGACCCCCTTTAGTGAACATGACCTGTCTGTGCCTAAGATGATGCCTGTCACTGCTAGCATCACCACCCTGCCTATCAACACTGCCCTGTACCGACAGCCCGCCCAGGTGCAAATGGCACCCCCACCGGCACTTATGGTGGAGCCCATGCCCAGCCTAGCTTCCTTGGACTCTGACAACCAGTTGGAGGCTCTGCTGGAGGGCACGCTGGTCAGGGACACAGAGCCAGAGCAGAGGACTTTGGGCCTGTTGGAGGAGCTGCAAAACCAGATCCTGGATCAGCCAAACTCCCCGATGGACACAACCGAGCTGGGTTTCTCTGACCCGCCTTCTACATCTCTCTCCTTCAGTTTGCACGACACTGGCCTGGACAACATGGAGTGGCTGGACCTTACTATGCCCGGGCCCATAGGTGGACTCAACCCACTGGGTATCGCCTCTGAATACCTAGACACGCACGACCTGCAGCTACACTGGGACTGA
- the LOC127626911 gene encoding myocardin-related transcription factor B-like isoform X1 has product MEDLRGAEFGGLLAPSPQSEAVTHEMGELSLHPSQKLPPLNERKNVLQLRLQQRRTREQLVDQGIMPPLKSPAVFHEQIRSLERARTENFLKHKIRSRPERAELVRMHILQETVAEPSLQATQLKLKRARLADDLNEKIAQRPGPMELVEKNILPVYSKILEVYPLDEDSGDALSPEQPGSQESQGSASSPGEVRTMEVPSPLPNNLLQQCPPVTNTSTDFLKPFSTNEQTVSPPAPMIQPVTTVVPVKSGLTLIKQSHPKLPGDKSRSKKSKESKPRVKKLKYHQYIPPDQKQEPDQAPMDSSYARLLQQQQLFLQLQILSQQQQQHYNYQTILPAPLKPVIEGQNSSATVAINSTSSLPASIVVSLPPATPVRPNSTLSNRKAGTLPANLEEMKVAELKMELKLRGLPVSGTKTDLIERLKPFQDNHVTAASNNCSRPNTQPCGTPMEVSSTTTTLSPNQQPSKNMRSTLSLSPGSSELQWRVEASMEGKAEAQNRVSNNMVKAAPVPEQQDQRLHEKERQIKELLRKLEQEQKLVEELKMQLEVEKRSGQAVPTVESNNISNPASISASVKTERTVPSNCTLGSHTTPTLLKLEDTHPTQVTASPFPQFIISHKGVSQVIGQPQTLLTTQQGGTQILFPMPLPNNTTTIQLPTTNVKLQTVLQTSVSPSEPGLIQTAQLQPNKAESHSSQQLVSHKHMVQTLPVGISEGSVFQHGASENPAGLEIPQCFLSSSPEHSISLRASPIPPCLINGSLNKQPTAFSQMSKNKEPPRYEEAIKQTRNLQNPTVSETPTATSQQMDDLFDILIESGEMTPFSEHDLSVPKMMPVTASITTLPINTALYRQPAQVQMAPPPALMVEPMPSLASLDSDNQLEALLEGTLVRDTEPEQRTLGLLEELQNQILDQPNSPMDTTELGFSDPPSTSLSFSLHDTGLDNMEWLDLTMPGPIGGLNPLGIASEYLDTHDLQLHWD; this is encoded by the exons TTCTCCAGCTAAGGTTGCAGCAGAGACGCACCCGTGAGCAGCTTGTTGATCAGGGCATCATGCCAC CCCTGAAGAGCCCAGCAGTGTTCCACGAACAGATCCGCAGCCTTGAGAGAGCCAGG ACTGAAAATTTCCTAAAGCACAAGATCCGCAGCCGCCCAGAAAGGGCTGAGTTGGTTCGCATGCACATCTTACAAG AGACAGTGGCAGAGCCCTCACTGCAGGCCACACAGCTGAAGCTGAAGAGAGCTCGattggctgatgacctgaatgagAAGATCGCTCAGAGGCCTGGCCCCATGGAGCTGGTGGAAAAGAATATCCTGCCTGTATACTCCAAAATTCTAGAGGTCTATCCATTAGATGAGGACAGTGGTGATGCTCTCTCCCCTGAGCAACCAGGCAGTCAGGAGTCCCAAGGGTCTGCATCCTCACCTGGAGAGGTACGGACCATGGAGGTGCCCTCGCCACTGCCCAATAACTTGTTACAG CAGTGTCCACCAGTCACAAACACTTCAACAGATTTCCTCAAGCCTTTTTCCACTAATGAGCAAACAGTTAGCCCTCCAGCACCCATGATACAGCCAGTCACCACTGTGGTCCCTGTAAAGTCTGGACTCACGCTTATAAAG CAGAGTCATCCTAAATTACCTGGAGACAAGAGTCGCAGCAAGAAGAGCAAGGAGTCCAAGCCACGTGTTAAAAAGTTGAAATATCATCAGTACATTCCCCCAGACCAGAAACAAGAGCCTGACCAAGCCCCAATGGACTCCTCATATGCACGCTTGCTACAACAACAACAGCTGTTTCTGCAGCTACAGATCCTCAGCCAACAGCAACAGCAGCACTACAACTATCAGACGATCCTCCCTGCACCTCTCAA GCCTGTGATAGAGGGCCAAAACAGCAGTGCCACAGTGGCTATCAACAGCACCAGCAGCCTTCCTGCCTCTATTGTGGTGTCTCTGCCCCCAGCAACACCTGTGCGACCCAACAGCACCCTGTCCAATCGCAAGGCTGGCACACTACCAGCCAACCTCGAAGAGATGAAG GTGGCAGAGCTGAAAATGGAGTTGAAGTTACGTGGTCTTCCAGTGTCGGGAACAAAAACTGACCTTATTGAACGGCTTAAGCCTTTCCAAGATAACCATGTCACTGCTGCATCCAACAACTGCAGCAGACCTAATACACAGCCCTGTGGCACACCAATGGAGGTATCCAGCACCACTACAACCCTCTCCCCCAACCAGCAGCCCTCAAAAAATATGAGATCCACCTTGTCCTTATCTCCTGGTTCCTCAGAGCTTCAGTGGAGAGTTGAGGCATCCATGGAGGGAAAGGCTGAAGCCCAGAACCGCGTAAGCAATAATATGGTTAAGGCAGCTCCTGTTCCCGAGCAGCAGGACCAAAGACTTCACGAAAAGGAGCGTCAGATCAAGGAGCTGCTGCGTAAACTGGAGCAGGAGCAGAAGCTGGTGGAGGAGCTGAAGATGCAGCTAGAAGTGGAGAAAAGAAGCGGACAGGCCGTCCCAACTGTAGAAAGTAATAACATTTCCAACCCAGCCTCTATCTCGGCCTCTGTGAAGACAGAAAGAACTGTTCCTTCCAACTGCACACTGGGTTCACACACTACACCAACACTGTTGAAACTTGAAGACACACACCCCACCCAGGTGACTGCTTCACCTTTTCCTCAGTTCATTATCAGCCACAAAGGGGTGTCACAGGTCATAGGACAACCCCAGACTCTACTTACCACTCAACAAGGGGGCACTCAGATACTTTTTCCAATGCCCCTGCCAAATAATACCACTACCATCCAGCTACCCACTACTAATGTCAAACTACAG ACAGTTTTGCAGACTTCTGTCTCACCATCAGAGCCAGGTCTCATTCAGACTGCCCAGTTACAGCCCAACAAAGCTGAGAGTCATTCATCACAGCAGCTAGTCAGTCACAAACACATGGTTCAG ACCCTGCCTGTGGGCATCTCTGAGGGATCAGTTTTCCAACACGGTGCCAGTGAGAACCCAGCAGGCCTGGAGATACCTCAGTGTTTCCTGAGCAGCTCCCCAGAGCATAGTATCTCTCTTCGGGCGTCCCCCATCCCACCCTGCCTTATCAATGGGTCCCTAAATAAG CAACCCACAGCTTTCAgccaaatgtccaaaaacaaagaGCCGCCCCGCTACGAGGAGGCCATCAAACAAACCCGCAACCTACAGAATCCTACAGTCTCAGAG ACTCCCACAGCAACGAGCCAACAGATGGATGATCTCTTTGACATTTTAATAGAAAGTGGGG AGATGACCCCCTTTAGTGAACATGACCTGTCTGTGCCTAAGATGATGCCTGTCACTGCTAGCATCACCACCCTGCCTATCAACACTGCCCTGTACCGACAGCCCGCCCAGGTGCAAATGGCACCCCCACCGGCACTTATGGTGGAGCCCATGCCCAGCCTAGCTTCCTTGGACTCTGACAACCAGTTGGAGGCTCTGCTGGAGGGCACGCTGGTCAGGGACACAGAGCCAGAGCAGAGGACTTTGGGCCTGTTGGAGGAGCTGCAAAACCAGATCCTGGATCAGCCAAACTCCCCGATGGACACAACCGAGCTGGGTTTCTCTGACCCGCCTTCTACATCTCTCTCCTTCAGTTTGCACGACACTGGCCTGGACAACATGGAGTGGCTGGACCTTACTATGCCCGGGCCCATAGGTGGACTCAACCCACTGGGTATCGCCTCTGAATACCTAGACACGCACGACCTGCAGCTACACTGGGACTGA